One segment of Saprospiraceae bacterium DNA contains the following:
- a CDS encoding SDR family oxidoreductase produces the protein MASFFKNKRVWVTGASSGIGEALSLAFAEHSAHLIISARNEKELNRVAAECAKSGAASIMVVPLDLAQHDAISGIVEKVVRQVGKVDILINNGGISQRSLAKDTALDVDKKIMDINYFGTIMLTKALLPNMLTHRLGHIVTITSLTGKFGSPMRSSYAASKHALHGFFDSLRAELADTPIKVTLICPGFVRTNVSINALTADGSKQNKMDEATDKGMAPEVLAAKVLRAIERGKEEAYFGGKEVLGVYVKRFFPAYFSRLIKRAKVM, from the coding sequence ATGGCCAGCTTTTTCAAAAATAAACGTGTGTGGGTCACGGGCGCATCCTCTGGGATTGGGGAGGCTCTATCACTTGCTTTTGCCGAGCACAGCGCACACCTCATCATTTCTGCCCGCAATGAAAAGGAACTCAATCGGGTGGCGGCTGAATGTGCCAAATCGGGTGCCGCATCCATCATGGTCGTACCACTTGATTTGGCACAACATGATGCTATTTCGGGCATCGTCGAAAAAGTAGTCCGACAAGTAGGCAAGGTGGACATCCTGATTAACAACGGGGGTATATCGCAGCGGTCTTTGGCAAAAGACACGGCGCTTGATGTGGACAAAAAAATAATGGACATCAACTACTTCGGCACTATCATGCTCACCAAAGCCCTGTTGCCCAATATGTTGACACACCGGCTTGGGCACATAGTCACCATCACCAGCCTGACCGGCAAATTTGGTTCTCCCATGCGCTCTTCCTACGCAGCCTCCAAACACGCGCTACATGGTTTCTTCGACAGCCTCCGTGCCGAGCTTGCAGACACCCCCATCAAAGTCACGCTCATCTGCCCCGGTTTTGTCCGAACCAATGTCAGCATCAATGCCCTGACCGCTGATGGTTCCAAACAAAACAAAATGGACGAGGCCACGGACAAAGGGATGGCTCCAGAAGTGTTGGCTGCCAAGGTGTTGCGAGCTATCGAGCGAGGCAAAGAAGAAGCCTATTTCGGTGGGAAAGAAGTGCTAGGTGTGTATGTTAAGCGTTTTTTCCCAGCCTATTTTTCTCGCCTCATCAAACGAGCAAAAGTCATGTAA
- a CDS encoding adenylate kinase — translation MINLVLFGPPGSGKGTQAQKIIEKYGLVHISTGDLFRYEMSHDTPLGQQAKAYIAKGELVPDSVTIGMLRNKVEAHPDAKGFIFDGFPRTIAQAEALDTLLLEKGTAVMALIALQVHDQEIVKRIKLRGATSGRTDDSDEEIIRNRISVYKNETSPVFDYYASKGKSHSVNGIGSIDEIFGRLVDVIDQTAVAARA, via the coding sequence ATGATCAACCTTGTACTCTTTGGCCCGCCCGGTTCTGGCAAGGGCACTCAAGCCCAAAAAATTATCGAGAAATACGGACTTGTCCATATTAGCACGGGCGATTTGTTTCGATATGAAATGAGTCACGACACCCCGCTCGGACAGCAAGCCAAGGCCTATATCGCCAAAGGCGAATTGGTGCCGGATTCCGTTACCATCGGAATGTTGCGCAACAAAGTAGAGGCGCACCCCGATGCAAAGGGCTTCATTTTTGATGGCTTCCCGCGCACGATTGCGCAAGCGGAGGCGCTTGATACGTTGCTTTTGGAGAAAGGCACCGCCGTCATGGCGCTCATCGCCTTGCAGGTGCACGACCAAGAAATCGTGAAACGCATCAAACTGCGCGGAGCCACGTCGGGTCGCACTGACGACTCGGACGAGGAGATTATTCGCAATCGTATCTCGGTCTATAAAAACGAGACCTCACCAGTGTTCGACTATTATGCTTCCAAGGGCAAAAGCCACAGCGTCAATGGGATAGGCAGCATTGACGAAATCTTCGGACGCTTGGTGGATGTGATTGACCAAACGGCCGTTGCCGCAAGAGCCTAA
- a CDS encoding helix-turn-helix transcriptional regulator → MRIGKNLIRYRFAKGWSQEDLAREVGMSQSNYSKIESDRQDCLAGANRGFCKGIGSGSCHAYGS, encoded by the coding sequence ATGCGCATAGGTAAAAATCTAATTCGCTATCGCTTCGCCAAAGGCTGGTCGCAGGAAGACCTCGCCCGCGAAGTGGGTATGTCGCAAAGCAACTACAGCAAAATCGAGTCGGACAGACAGGATTGCCTCGCAGGAGCAAATCGAGGCTTTTGCAAAGGCATTGGGAGTGGCTCCTGCCATGCTTATGGGTCTTGA
- a CDS encoding T9SS type A sorting domain-containing protein: MRLRILLPILLFALTSLNAQVTLFSENFNNCTLPPGWQVNSVGNQNPKWSVGISQNNSSLGQSIDGSCFLFIDDRGLGSNTQGYTLSFTSPPFNASQHTTVELTMDVHYRDLDGTNDYLEVLVTDGTTEKLVSRFDRFRKNGSNIADHFKLKADLALLTQSATARLIIRYSDGNAVAWWAGVDNIMVVGSGTGVNVVRESFNECAKPTGWTTEMVTGNKDWRFGLIPTGSNALQGGNSNSMNGTCFAFFDDDNNGGNAAPSIVRLMTPWIDGTPFSNFQLSYDWMLRFYKEKMRVFVQHASGEEFLIRETNGDVGGPYFPNFVHESYDISPYRAQQMRIVFEYDDGKDWGWWGGIDNVKVTGSGVSHDLCSKAVQLTTGAPCTLENNISATFDGPLVNCWNRSVASLWYMWQADFTGSAKITTRAAFNDVVDVFSGGCASPQLIVCGNRDEHGFGGETTYFQAQSGTQYFIRVSGVESDFGAPRGELCVEITQGNAPNPPANDNCADAIPLTANHNCTIASNSDATMSSALPSLNRLARADLWYTFTAEAIAADEILEIQSNASFSDIITLYTGGCNSLQELSSNHHGRSLRLPPLTVGQNYWVQIAGNFSTIEGSLCPQLIKKDADAPSNDNCLTANPISLGSQCTVGNNQSATPSGYLPTCIQSVQRDIWFSFTAPPSGSVHLNSGADFEHSLAIWKGTCNNLSQVFCASNPRRCDGFVTAIGLEAGETYYVQIASRTNAAGDVCLKIINGANPPDFQPLSLEVDENCVGQGTAELQVTVNGGVQPYSYLANTDGEVLPSGDTFLVIVTDANGCERSVTGIVDDCQSGNCALAATIEVVQPKCFGDADGILSASLVSGTAPYLFKWSNTATTSSIANLVAGNYSVTITDATGCTITLSQNLSAPAAVTITPTVTNPLCSGQTNGAIATVVTGGTQPYQYQWSNNATTANITNLASGTYLLTVTDVNGCSGTTTRTLTAPDPIAIAAFPQNPKCSGEANGSISINVDGGTAPFQYQWSNNATTANLNNLTAGPYTLTVTDANGCSATITRTLLAPPALQIAQGNIVQPTQGQSNGTIHVTVTGGTGAYSFIWYRNNTLFASGTEDLINVPAGDYRLEVTDANGCKAVFTYNLTGTTSTYQANDAFYAEVFPNPVHERAILAVAFAQPQQLELMLTDATGRTLHAWTVDKVTKQHIPLDLNNLPSGMYQLRILAGSDVVGKKIVVER, encoded by the coding sequence ATGCGCCTGCGGATACTCCTCCCTATTCTGCTATTTGCGCTCACCAGCTTGAACGCTCAGGTGACGCTTTTCTCTGAAAACTTCAACAATTGCACCTTGCCGCCCGGTTGGCAGGTCAATTCTGTCGGCAACCAGAACCCCAAGTGGTCGGTCGGCATTTCGCAAAACAACAGCTCCCTTGGGCAAAGTATTGACGGCTCCTGTTTCCTTTTCATTGACGACCGGGGCTTGGGCAGCAATACTCAAGGCTACACCCTCAGCTTCACTTCTCCCCCCTTCAATGCCTCACAACATACGACTGTGGAGCTCACCATGGATGTCCACTATCGAGACTTGGATGGGACGAATGATTATTTAGAGGTGCTCGTGACAGATGGCACGACGGAAAAACTCGTCTCTCGCTTTGATAGATTTCGCAAGAATGGCTCCAACATCGCCGACCATTTCAAACTCAAGGCTGACCTAGCCTTGTTGACTCAATCCGCTACGGCACGGCTCATCATCCGTTACAGCGATGGGAATGCGGTGGCGTGGTGGGCTGGCGTGGACAACATCATGGTGGTTGGTTCTGGCACGGGCGTCAATGTGGTGCGAGAGTCGTTCAACGAATGCGCCAAACCCACTGGCTGGACAACTGAAATGGTGACGGGCAACAAGGATTGGCGATTTGGCCTCATCCCGACTGGCTCGAACGCCTTGCAAGGGGGCAATTCCAATTCGATGAACGGCACTTGCTTCGCCTTTTTCGACGATGACAACAATGGCGGCAATGCCGCACCCTCCATTGTGCGGTTGATGACTCCTTGGATTGATGGCACTCCGTTCTCCAACTTTCAATTGAGCTATGATTGGATGCTTCGGTTTTACAAGGAAAAAATGAGGGTTTTCGTGCAACACGCCTCAGGCGAGGAATTTCTCATCCGAGAAACCAATGGCGACGTGGGCGGCCCTTATTTCCCCAATTTCGTCCATGAATCGTATGATATTTCGCCTTATCGGGCTCAACAGATGCGTATTGTGTTCGAGTACGATGATGGCAAAGACTGGGGTTGGTGGGGCGGTATTGACAATGTGAAAGTGACTGGCTCCGGCGTTTCGCATGACTTGTGCAGCAAGGCTGTACAGCTGACGACTGGCGCCCCCTGCACATTGGAGAACAACATCTCGGCCACCTTTGACGGCCCGCTCGTCAATTGTTGGAATAGAAGCGTTGCCAGCTTGTGGTACATGTGGCAGGCTGACTTCACGGGGTCAGCAAAAATAACCACCCGTGCAGCTTTCAACGACGTGGTGGATGTGTTCTCTGGTGGGTGCGCCAGCCCCCAATTGATTGTGTGCGGCAATCGCGACGAGCACGGTTTTGGAGGTGAAACAACTTATTTTCAGGCGCAATCCGGCACGCAATACTTTATTCGGGTCAGTGGCGTGGAGAGCGACTTTGGGGCACCTCGTGGCGAGCTTTGTGTCGAAATAACGCAAGGGAACGCCCCCAATCCACCCGCCAACGACAACTGTGCCGACGCTATTCCGCTGACGGCCAATCACAACTGTACCATAGCCAGCAACTCCGATGCGACGATGTCGTCGGCATTGCCGTCGCTCAACCGTTTGGCCCGCGCCGATTTGTGGTACACATTCACTGCCGAAGCCATCGCAGCCGATGAAATTTTGGAAATTCAAAGCAATGCGTCTTTTTCTGACATCATCACGCTCTATACAGGGGGATGCAACAGTTTGCAAGAACTGTCGAGCAATCATCATGGGCGTTCGCTCCGACTGCCGCCCTTGACGGTGGGGCAAAATTATTGGGTTCAAATAGCAGGCAATTTTTCCACTATTGAAGGCAGTCTTTGCCCTCAACTAATAAAAAAAGATGCAGATGCGCCTTCCAACGACAATTGCCTGACAGCCAACCCTATTTCCCTCGGCAGCCAATGCACGGTTGGCAACAACCAAAGCGCCACCCCTTCGGGCTACCTTCCGACCTGCATCCAGTCCGTGCAGCGAGATATTTGGTTCTCCTTCACCGCGCCGCCTTCCGGCTCCGTGCACCTCAACAGCGGTGCCGATTTTGAACATTCGTTGGCCATCTGGAAAGGCACTTGCAACAACCTTTCGCAGGTCTTCTGCGCTTCCAACCCTCGGCGCTGCGATGGGTTTGTGACCGCCATAGGTTTGGAGGCCGGAGAAACGTATTACGTCCAGATTGCCTCGCGCACCAATGCCGCTGGCGACGTTTGTCTGAAAATTATCAATGGCGCCAACCCGCCCGATTTCCAGCCACTTTCATTGGAGGTGGACGAAAACTGCGTCGGGCAGGGCACTGCCGAATTGCAAGTGACGGTGAATGGCGGCGTGCAACCCTATTCCTATTTAGCCAATACAGACGGTGAAGTGCTTCCCAGCGGCGATACATTCCTTGTCATAGTCACTGATGCCAATGGCTGCGAGCGAAGCGTCACTGGCATCGTAGATGACTGCCAATCAGGCAACTGTGCACTGGCTGCCACCATAGAAGTAGTGCAGCCCAAGTGTTTTGGCGATGCCGATGGGATACTGAGCGCCTCATTGGTCAGCGGCACCGCTCCGTATCTATTCAAGTGGTCCAATACTGCCACCACTTCCTCCATTGCAAACTTGGTCGCTGGCAACTATTCCGTCACAATCACCGATGCGACAGGCTGCACCATCACGCTTAGCCAAAACTTGAGCGCCCCTGCTGCCGTGACTATCACCCCTACCGTCACGAACCCACTATGCTCTGGCCAAACCAATGGTGCCATCGCCACAGTAGTCACAGGCGGAACACAACCCTATCAGTATCAATGGTCGAACAACGCGACCACAGCCAATATCACCAATCTGGCATCGGGGACTTATTTGCTCACCGTGACCGACGTGAACGGGTGTTCCGGCACCACCACTCGAACGCTTACCGCGCCCGACCCCATCGCTATCGCAGCATTCCCACAAAACCCCAAATGCAGTGGAGAAGCAAACGGCTCCATCTCCATAAACGTGGATGGAGGCACAGCCCCGTTCCAATATCAGTGGTCGAACAACGCAACCACAGCCAACCTCAATAATCTGACAGCAGGCCCATACACCCTCACCGTCACGGATGCCAATGGCTGCAGCGCCACCATCACGCGCACACTCCTTGCACCTCCGGCACTTCAAATTGCGCAAGGAAACATTGTGCAACCCACTCAAGGTCAGAGCAATGGCACCATCCATGTGACAGTAACGGGCGGCACGGGCGCTTACAGTTTTATATGGTATAGAAACAACACGCTGTTTGCCAGCGGCACGGAAGACCTCATCAACGTCCCCGCAGGCGACTATCGGTTGGAGGTGACGGATGCCAATGGCTGCAAAGCGGTTTTCACCTATAACTTGACGGGAACTACCAGCACCTATCAGGCCAACGATGCCTTCTACGCAGAAGTGTTTCCAAATCCCGTCCACGAACGCGCTATCCTTGCGGTCGCCTTTGCCCAACCCCAACAACTGGAACTCATGCTAACCGACGCGACAGGCCGCACGCTCCATGCGTGGACGGTGGACAAGGTGACGAAACAGCATATTCCATTGGACCTTAACAACTTGCCAAGTGGAATGTACCAATTGAGAATTTTGGCTGGCAGCGATGTGGTCGGCAAAAAAATAGTGGTGGAGCGGTGA
- a CDS encoding DNA-3-methyladenine glycosylase 2 family protein, with amino-acid sequence MIVKLDETSLKEASHWLAARDAALAFVLEKYGYPPLWSRKPGFSTLVHIILEQQVSLASANAAFQRLKNKLVDITPDAFLLLDDSALRDIGFSRQKTMYARALAEAVLAQTFDFDLLATLRDDEARAEMKRLKGIGDWTADIYLSECLLRPDILPKGDIAMQEAFRVLNRLPKRPKHDDFEAATHHWRPWRSVGTRMLWHFYLCERKRNP; translated from the coding sequence ATGATAGTCAAACTTGACGAAACGAGCCTTAAAGAAGCTTCGCACTGGCTGGCCGCACGAGATGCGGCGCTGGCATTCGTGTTGGAAAAGTACGGATATCCGCCGCTTTGGTCGCGGAAGCCGGGTTTTTCCACCTTGGTTCACATCATTTTGGAACAACAGGTGTCACTCGCCTCTGCCAATGCCGCATTCCAACGTTTAAAAAACAAACTGGTTGACATCACCCCCGACGCATTTCTCCTGCTCGACGATTCAGCCTTGCGCGACATTGGATTTAGTCGTCAAAAAACAATGTATGCTCGCGCACTTGCCGAAGCCGTTTTAGCCCAAACATTTGATTTTGATTTACTCGCCACTTTGCGCGACGACGAGGCCCGAGCAGAGATGAAACGCTTAAAAGGTATCGGTGACTGGACCGCCGATATTTACCTGTCTGAATGTCTGCTTCGCCCCGATATTTTGCCCAAAGGCGACATCGCCATGCAAGAAGCCTTCCGCGTGCTAAACCGCCTCCCCAAACGCCCCAAACACGACGACTTTGAAGCAGCCACCCATCATTGGCGCCCATGGCGCAGCGTAGGGACGCGAATGTTGTGGCATTTCTATCTTTGCGAGCGAAAAAGAAACCCCTGA
- a CDS encoding 1-phosphofructokinase family hexose kinase, whose translation MKIVTLTLNPALDKSSSVERLVPESKLRCGPLQLDAGGGGINVSKGIHKLGGRSTAVFPSGGATGLRLQAILQEAGVEMRVHAVPGETRENFSVTETSTNLQYRFTLPGLDVEESQADTMLNIVAQLQPDYLVASGSLPPGLPVTYYEKVAAFAKKINTRFVLDTSGAALKAAADEGLYLLKPNLAELSALVGVEKLEMNQVDDAALEVIQHGSCEVVVVSLGAQGALLVTRDGFEHIPAPPARKRSTVGAGDSMVAGMVWALSEGKTFHDMAQIGVACGTAATMNPGTELFHKADVEKLLGWIREYGERYRFRDF comes from the coding sequence GTGAAAATTGTTACGCTTACCCTTAATCCGGCGCTCGATAAAAGTAGCAGCGTCGAGCGTCTTGTCCCTGAATCCAAACTGCGCTGCGGCCCGCTGCAGCTCGATGCGGGTGGTGGTGGCATCAATGTCTCCAAGGGCATCCACAAGCTCGGCGGGCGCAGCACGGCGGTGTTTCCTTCGGGCGGGGCCACCGGGCTTCGATTGCAGGCTATTTTGCAGGAAGCAGGTGTCGAGATGCGTGTACATGCCGTGCCGGGCGAGACGCGCGAGAATTTTTCGGTGACGGAGACTTCCACCAATCTTCAATATCGGTTCACCTTGCCCGGCCTTGACGTTGAGGAATCACAGGCGGACACGATGCTCAACATCGTCGCACAATTGCAACCTGATTACTTGGTGGCGAGTGGCAGCCTTCCGCCTGGGCTGCCTGTGACTTATTATGAGAAAGTGGCTGCGTTTGCGAAAAAAATCAACACTCGTTTTGTGCTCGACACTTCGGGGGCCGCTCTAAAGGCTGCTGCTGACGAGGGGCTGTATTTGTTGAAGCCCAATCTCGCCGAATTGAGCGCATTGGTTGGGGTGGAGAAGCTGGAAATGAATCAGGTGGACGACGCGGCGCTCGAAGTGATACAGCATGGCAGCTGCGAGGTGGTCGTAGTGTCGCTCGGGGCACAAGGTGCCTTGTTGGTCACTCGAGATGGCTTTGAGCACATCCCGGCACCGCCCGCGAGAAAACGGAGCACCGTGGGAGCGGGCGATAGCATGGTGGCTGGCATGGTGTGGGCGCTCAGCGAAGGCAAGACATTCCACGACATGGCGCAGATAGGCGTGGCTTGCGGCACAGCGGCCACTATGAATCCCGGCACGGAGCTGTTTCACAAGGCTGATGTGGAAAAATTGTTGGGTTGGATTAGGGAGTACGGCGAACGGTATCGTTTTCGTGATTTTTGA
- a CDS encoding DoxX family protein, whose protein sequence is MRDVIDLIGRIFLATIFIFEAIDSMLYFDKTKQTMAENGINWSQDFLLYGAIFLLVMGGLMVLTGYRSTLGAIMLLVYWVPVTFILHDFWNASKAELREESILFMKNIAIIGGLLMLAGKGSGRYSIKKLLATTRVK, encoded by the coding sequence ATGCGCGACGTTATTGATTTGATTGGAAGAATTTTTCTCGCCACGATTTTCATTTTTGAGGCGATTGATTCCATGCTTTATTTTGACAAAACAAAGCAGACAATGGCTGAAAATGGTATCAACTGGAGCCAAGATTTTTTACTGTACGGCGCTATTTTTTTGCTGGTAATGGGTGGATTGATGGTGTTGACGGGCTACCGCTCGACTCTTGGCGCTATTATGCTGCTCGTCTATTGGGTGCCTGTCACTTTTATTCTGCATGACTTTTGGAATGCCTCAAAGGCGGAGTTGAGAGAGGAGAGCATTTTGTTTATGAAGAATATCGCCATCATCGGTGGCCTACTGATGCTGGCGGGCAAGGGAAGTGGTAGATATAGCATCAAAAAGCTGTTGGCCACTACTCGTGTAAAGTGA